One window of Hoplias malabaricus isolate fHopMal1 chromosome 16, fHopMal1.hap1, whole genome shotgun sequence genomic DNA carries:
- the lmo1 gene encoding rhombotin-1 isoform X2: protein MVLDKEEGVPMLSVQPKGKQKGCAGCNRKIKDRYLLKALDKYWHEDCLKCACCDCRLGEVGSTLYTKANLILCRRDYLRLFGTTGNCAACSKLIPAFEMVMRARDNVYHLDCFACQLCNQRFCVGDKFFLKNNMILCQMDYEEGQLNGSFETQVQ, encoded by the exons ATGGTATTAGATAAAGAAGAAG GTGTGCCGATGCTCTCCGTCCAGCCCAAAGGGAAACAGAAGGGATGCGCCGGCTGCAACCGCAAGATTAAAGACCGCTACTTGCTGAAGGCGCTGGACAAATACTGGCACGAGGACTGCCTGAAATGCGCGTGTTGCGACTGCCGCCTTGGGGAGGTGGGCTCCACCCTCTACACCAAAGCCAATCTCATCCTCTGTCGCAGGGACTACCTGAG gctctTTGGTACGACGGGGAACTGTGCAGCCTGCAGTAAACTGATCCCTGCCTTTGAAATGGTGATGAGGGCCAGAGATAATGTTTACCATTTGGACTGTTTTGCCTGTCAGCTTTGTAACCAGAG GTTTTGCGTGGGCGACAAGTTTTTCCTAAAGAACAACATGATTCTGTGTCAGATGGACTATGAGGAGGGCCAGCTCAACGGGAGCTTTGAGACGCAGGTTCAATAG
- the lmo1 gene encoding rhombotin-1 isoform X1 encodes MVLDKEEGELLGISEPREGDVQLNYETGVPMLSVQPKGKQKGCAGCNRKIKDRYLLKALDKYWHEDCLKCACCDCRLGEVGSTLYTKANLILCRRDYLRLFGTTGNCAACSKLIPAFEMVMRARDNVYHLDCFACQLCNQRFCVGDKFFLKNNMILCQMDYEEGQLNGSFETQVQ; translated from the exons ATGGTATTAGATAAAGAAGAAG GAGAGCTGTTAGGGATTAGTGAACCCAGGGAGGGGGATGTGCAACTGAATTATGAAACAG GTGTGCCGATGCTCTCCGTCCAGCCCAAAGGGAAACAGAAGGGATGCGCCGGCTGCAACCGCAAGATTAAAGACCGCTACTTGCTGAAGGCGCTGGACAAATACTGGCACGAGGACTGCCTGAAATGCGCGTGTTGCGACTGCCGCCTTGGGGAGGTGGGCTCCACCCTCTACACCAAAGCCAATCTCATCCTCTGTCGCAGGGACTACCTGAG gctctTTGGTACGACGGGGAACTGTGCAGCCTGCAGTAAACTGATCCCTGCCTTTGAAATGGTGATGAGGGCCAGAGATAATGTTTACCATTTGGACTGTTTTGCCTGTCAGCTTTGTAACCAGAG GTTTTGCGTGGGCGACAAGTTTTTCCTAAAGAACAACATGATTCTGTGTCAGATGGACTATGAGGAGGGCCAGCTCAACGGGAGCTTTGAGACGCAGGTTCAATAG